A genome region from Heyndrickxia acidicola includes the following:
- a CDS encoding serine hydrolase domain-containing protein: protein MKLPVRINNKYEKLNNYVASIQDMTKTSGAASLIIQNDCIVNEWYRGSYEVDGLKCPITPNSQFNVASVRKSYLGFAISVAVQEGRINNIDEPITYYLPELDKDLFRGTTIRHLLTHTDGVRYTERLFTVGTDWAYNNCGVDLLILLIMKLYDCSLAQLLEEIVFRPLGLKETGWRKNRNDNLVWQDESYFSTTGTEANLFVSARELAYWGYLHLVKGKIQGNQIINPNIFKQAINLQSPANLSIAQPRNGFLWFVQDQPNSNTEIGELLPTGTFQILGITGCICLGIPQQNVVAVRMYNQKGTKYDYLRDIKTWGNLVLECANSHWTME from the coding sequence ATGAAACTACCAGTTAGGATCAATAACAAATATGAAAAGCTAAACAATTATGTAGCTTCTATACAGGATATGACTAAAACGAGCGGAGCGGCCTCTTTAATCATTCAGAATGACTGTATTGTAAATGAATGGTATCGTGGATCCTATGAGGTCGATGGCCTAAAGTGCCCAATTACACCTAACTCACAGTTTAATGTAGCTTCAGTTCGCAAATCGTATCTGGGCTTTGCTATTTCGGTGGCTGTCCAAGAAGGTAGAATTAATAACATCGATGAACCAATAACTTATTATTTACCTGAATTGGATAAAGATTTATTTAGAGGAACTACTATTCGACATCTGCTCACACATACTGATGGAGTAAGATACACTGAACGTCTTTTTACCGTAGGGACAGATTGGGCTTACAATAATTGTGGAGTAGATTTATTGATTCTACTAATTATGAAATTATACGATTGTTCTTTAGCACAACTCTTGGAAGAAATAGTATTTCGGCCCCTAGGCTTAAAAGAAACGGGATGGAGAAAAAATAGAAATGATAATCTCGTATGGCAAGATGAATCATACTTTAGTACAACAGGTACGGAAGCTAATTTATTTGTAAGTGCAAGGGAACTCGCGTATTGGGGATATTTACATTTAGTTAAGGGTAAGATCCAGGGAAATCAAATTATTAATCCGAATATATTTAAACAGGCCATAAATTTACAATCTCCTGCAAATTTATCAATAGCGCAACCTAGAAATGGTTTTTTGTGGTTTGTACAGGACCAGCCAAATTCAAATACTGAAATCGGGGAATTATTGCCGACAGGAACGTTTCAAATTTTAGGGATTACTGGTTGTATATGTTTGGGCATTCCTCAACAAAATGTTGTTGCTGTACGTATGTATAACCAAAAAGGAACTAAGTATGATTATCTTAGAGATATTAAAACTTGGGGGAACCTTGTTCTAGAATGTGCAAATTCTCACTGGACTATGGAATGA
- a CDS encoding DUF1048 domain-containing protein, giving the protein MSIFKKIIESLDDKREWKAMEARAKALPSEYSNAYNAIKKYMWTSGGITEWKDMSRIFGGILDLFEEGAAEGKKVTDLTGVDVATFCDNLVEDAITWRDKYRTKLNDTIDRG; this is encoded by the coding sequence ATGAGTATTTTTAAAAAAATTATCGAAAGTCTGGATGACAAGCGGGAATGGAAAGCAATGGAGGCGCGTGCGAAGGCACTCCCAAGTGAGTATAGTAACGCTTACAACGCTATCAAAAAATATATGTGGACCTCTGGTGGTATCACCGAATGGAAGGACATGAGCCGTATCTTTGGCGGAATTCTCGACCTCTTTGAGGAAGGTGCAGCGGAAGGTAAGAAAGTCACTGACCTCACGGGCGTGGACGTGGCCACATTTTGCGACAATCTAGTAGAGGATGCGATAACTTGGAGGGACAAATATCGCACGAAGTTAAATGATACGATTGATCGCGGCTAA
- a CDS encoding PadR family transcriptional regulator, producing the protein MENITEMLKGVLEGCVLEIISRGETYGYEITQQLRELGFTDVVEGTVYTITMRLEKNNLVDIEKKPSTKGPPRKFYTLNDAGQEQLEVFWKKWNFISSKINELKTK; encoded by the coding sequence TTGGAAAATATTACAGAAATGCTGAAAGGGGTGCTTGAGGGTTGTGTGCTTGAGATCATCAGCCGTGGCGAAACGTACGGTTATGAAATCACGCAACAACTGCGAGAACTTGGCTTCACTGATGTAGTTGAAGGCACCGTTTATACGATTACCATGCGTCTTGAGAAAAATAATCTGGTGGACATCGAGAAAAAGCCATCCACTAAGGGACCGCCAAGAAAATTTTACACTCTCAACGATGCAGGTCAAGAACAGCTTGAAGTTTTTTGGAAAAAATGGAATTTCATCTCAAGTAAAATTAACGAACTCAAAACAAAATAA
- a CDS encoding ABC transporter ATP-binding protein — translation MTENMIEIKGLVKSFKDKEVLKGVDFEIKQSEIFALLGENGAGKTTTIKILATLSKMTAGTAIVNGFDVIKNPNDVRKSISLTGQFTAIDEILTGRENLIMMAKLRHLPQPKGIAQEMLEKFDLTEAADRKASTYSGGMKRRLDLAMSFIGEPAVIFLDEPSTGLDPKVRLEVWELVRDLNKNGATIFLTTQYLEEAEALADRIAMLHKGNLIANAPLAELKAMLPEAEVEYVKKEPTLEEIYLHLTGEKGETNND, via the coding sequence ATGACTGAAAATATGATTGAAATCAAAGGTCTTGTCAAATCTTTCAAGGATAAGGAAGTCCTGAAAGGTGTGGACTTTGAAATAAAACAAAGTGAAATCTTCGCCCTCCTCGGTGAAAACGGTGCAGGAAAAACAACCACGATCAAAATACTTGCCACTTTATCAAAAATGACTGCAGGGACAGCGATTGTCAATGGCTTTGATGTGATAAAAAATCCGAATGATGTGAGAAAATCAATCTCGCTCACAGGTCAATTTACGGCTATTGATGAAATACTGACCGGCCGTGAAAATCTCATCATGATGGCAAAGCTTCGTCATCTTCCGCAGCCTAAAGGGATTGCTCAAGAAATGCTAGAGAAATTTGACTTGACAGAAGCAGCAGACCGTAAGGCTTCCACTTATTCTGGCGGGATGAAGCGTCGCTTGGATTTGGCCATGAGCTTTATCGGGGAGCCTGCTGTGATTTTCCTTGACGAACCAAGCACAGGGCTTGACCCAAAAGTCCGCCTTGAAGTTTGGGAATTGGTGCGTGATCTTAATAAAAATGGTGCGACTATTTTCCTGACAACACAATATTTAGAAGAAGCAGAAGCACTGGCTGATCGTATCGCAATGCTACACAAAGGGAATCTCATCGCTAATGCGCCTCTTGCTGAGCTGAAAGCAATGCTGCCTGAGGCAGAAGTCGAATACGTTAAAAAAGAACCAACCCTCGAAGAAATCTACTTGCACTTGACTGGTGAGAAAGGGGAAACAAATAATGACTAA
- a CDS encoding amino acid permease, producing MDLFRKKMIEDLIRETGQKDVKLKKELGAFDLSMLGIGAIIGTGIFVLTGVAAAEHAGPALIISFVISGLVCVFAALCYAEFASTVPVSGSAYTYSYATFGEFIAWILGWDLILEYGFACASVASGWSGYFQGLLAGFGIHFPKIFSSAFNPANGTLVDVPAIGITLLVTFLLTQGVKQSARFNATMVMIKIAVVLLFLSVGVWYVKPANWHPFMPFGITGITSGAATAFYAYIGFDAVSTAAEEVKNPQRNMPIGIIVSLVVCTLLYVAVSAVLTGIVPFHMLDVKNPVAFALNYVHLNWAAGFISLGAIAGITTVLTVMIYGQTRLFYAISRDGLLPKMFSKVDKKKQTPVLNSWITCVLVSIFSGLIPLGKLAELTNIGTLFAFMSVSIGILYLRKTQGKPKSGFRVPLVPWIPLLAFVSCGYLILQLPSITWISFLVWLVIGLVIYFSYGRKHSVLNKD from the coding sequence ATGGATTTATTTAGAAAGAAAATGATTGAAGATTTAATCAGGGAAACAGGACAAAAGGACGTTAAGCTGAAAAAGGAATTAGGGGCCTTTGATTTATCCATGCTGGGGATTGGCGCAATCATAGGGACCGGTATTTTTGTACTCACTGGTGTCGCAGCTGCAGAGCATGCGGGACCTGCCCTCATCATCTCCTTTGTTATTTCCGGGCTGGTGTGTGTATTTGCGGCCCTTTGCTATGCAGAATTTGCATCAACGGTCCCTGTATCCGGAAGTGCCTACACATACAGCTATGCTACATTTGGGGAATTTATCGCTTGGATTCTCGGATGGGATTTAATTCTGGAATATGGGTTTGCCTGCGCCTCGGTAGCCAGTGGCTGGTCGGGATATTTCCAAGGATTACTGGCTGGATTTGGAATTCATTTTCCAAAAATATTTTCAAGCGCCTTTAATCCGGCAAATGGCACTCTTGTTGATGTGCCTGCTATTGGCATTACATTATTGGTCACTTTCTTATTAACACAAGGAGTAAAACAATCAGCACGCTTTAATGCCACCATGGTAATGATTAAAATAGCAGTGGTTCTTTTATTTCTTTCTGTGGGAGTGTGGTATGTTAAGCCTGCAAACTGGCATCCGTTTATGCCATTTGGCATTACCGGCATAACCTCTGGCGCTGCCACTGCATTTTATGCTTATATTGGGTTCGATGCGGTCTCGACTGCAGCAGAGGAAGTCAAAAATCCGCAGCGGAATATGCCTATTGGAATCATTGTTTCTCTCGTTGTTTGTACCCTTTTATATGTAGCCGTCTCAGCTGTACTGACTGGTATTGTTCCCTTTCACATGCTGGATGTGAAGAATCCTGTTGCTTTTGCCCTGAACTATGTTCATCTAAACTGGGCGGCCGGTTTTATTTCATTAGGTGCCATTGCAGGTATTACGACTGTATTAACGGTTATGATTTATGGACAAACCCGTCTGTTTTACGCCATCAGCCGTGATGGTTTACTTCCAAAGATGTTCTCAAAAGTAGATAAGAAAAAACAAACGCCAGTCCTTAATTCATGGATTACTTGCGTTTTGGTTTCCATTTTCTCAGGGCTGATTCCCCTTGGAAAACTTGCAGAGCTAACCAATATAGGCACCCTTTTCGCTTTCATGTCAGTGTCAATCGGAATCTTGTATTTACGTAAAACACAAGGAAAACCAAAAAGCGGCTTTCGGGTCCCTCTTGTACCCTGGATTCCTTTGCTAGCTTTCGTTTCATGTGGGTATTTAATTCTTCAGCTGCCTTCTATCACATGGATCAGTTTCCTTGTTTGGCTTGTCATTGGTTTGGTCATTTACTTTAGTTATGGAAGAAAGCACTCCGTTTTAAATAAGGATTAA
- a CDS encoding ABC transporter ATP-binding protein: MVLKLEHVSIKRNGTSILQDINWQIEKGEHWVLFGLNGAGKSVLLNLLNAYYHPTKGKISVLGLEFGKTYLAERLRKQIGFVSSSLQQKFYQNDNAFEVTLSGAFASIGLYESPTDEMRKKAVDLLRDFGCIDYANREYETLSQGEKQRVLIARALMADPSLLILDEPTNGLDFIAREQLLESIGELAKKSNAPTIIYVTHHVEEILPIFNKTLLLKKGQVFASGETGEMISADLLSEFFELPVSVIWHNGRPLLSRTSMEIHS, from the coding sequence ATGGTTTTGAAGTTAGAACATGTTTCTATAAAGCGTAATGGAACTTCGATTCTGCAGGACATTAACTGGCAGATTGAAAAAGGCGAGCACTGGGTCCTATTTGGACTCAATGGAGCTGGAAAATCAGTCCTTTTAAATCTGCTCAATGCTTATTATCATCCAACAAAAGGAAAAATAAGCGTTTTGGGGCTGGAATTTGGAAAGACGTATCTTGCAGAACGGCTTCGTAAACAGATTGGATTTGTTTCTTCATCGCTGCAGCAGAAATTTTACCAAAATGATAATGCATTTGAAGTGACGCTAAGCGGAGCATTTGCTTCCATTGGCCTGTATGAATCACCGACAGATGAAATGAGAAAAAAGGCAGTGGACCTCCTCAGGGATTTTGGGTGCATAGACTATGCCAATCGAGAATACGAAACATTGTCCCAAGGAGAAAAACAACGGGTTCTAATTGCACGTGCTTTAATGGCAGATCCCTCATTGTTAATACTTGACGAGCCCACAAATGGCTTGGATTTTATTGCTCGGGAACAATTGTTGGAATCCATTGGAGAGCTTGCAAAGAAATCCAATGCGCCTACCATCATCTATGTCACTCACCATGTAGAAGAAATTTTGCCAATTTTCAATAAAACATTGCTATTAAAAAAAGGACAGGTCTTTGCTTCCGGAGAGACCGGTGAGATGATTTCAGCTGACCTGCTTTCGGAGTTTTTTGAGCTTCCCGTGAGCGTAATATGGCATAACGGCCGGCCGCTTCTCTCAAGAACCTCCATGGAAATACACTCTTAA
- a CDS encoding ABC transporter permease, whose amino-acid sequence MTNYVFQDIATMASRSMKHIFRSVDTIITVTVMPIAFMLMFVYVFGGAIHAGTSASYVKYLLPGILLQSIASGVAYTAYRLFIDVSKGIFERFHSMPISQSAVLWGHILTSLVSNAISSVVIVLVALVMGFRSSAGILNWLAVVGILLFVVLALTWLAVLAGLSAKTVDGASAFSYPLIFLPFVSSAFVPTASMPTPVRIFAENQPVTAIVNTIRALLNNQSVGSNIWIALAWCLGITIVAYLLSMRAYSKRILGN is encoded by the coding sequence ATGACTAATTACGTATTTCAAGATATTGCCACCATGGCGAGTCGCTCGATGAAGCATATTTTTCGTAGTGTAGATACGATTATCACGGTGACTGTGATGCCAATTGCCTTTATGCTTATGTTTGTCTATGTGTTTGGTGGGGCTATCCATGCCGGAACAAGTGCTTCCTACGTAAAATACCTGCTACCAGGAATTTTGCTCCAGTCGATTGCGAGCGGGGTGGCCTACACCGCATACCGTCTTTTCATTGATGTGTCCAAAGGAATTTTTGAACGCTTCCATTCTATGCCAATTTCACAAAGTGCTGTACTCTGGGGGCATATTTTGACTTCGCTAGTCTCTAATGCGATCTCAAGTGTGGTGATTGTGCTGGTTGCTTTGGTAATGGGCTTTCGTTCATCTGCTGGTATTCTTAATTGGCTAGCAGTTGTTGGAATTCTCTTATTCGTTGTTCTTGCATTGACTTGGTTGGCTGTCCTTGCGGGACTTTCTGCAAAGACGGTGGACGGCGCGTCAGCCTTCTCTTATCCTCTAATTTTCTTGCCCTTTGTCAGTTCTGCTTTTGTCCCAACTGCCTCTATGCCTACACCCGTACGTATTTTTGCTGAAAATCAACCCGTGACAGCGATTGTCAACACGATCCGTGCCCTACTCAATAATCAATCGGTCGGAAGCAATATCTGGATTGCCCTCGCATGGTGTTTGGGAATTACTATTGTTGCATATCTCCTTTCCATGCGTGCCTATAGCAAACGTATCTTAGGGAATTAA
- a CDS encoding helix-turn-helix domain-containing protein gives MLERLSELRKNRKWSLQETADQLGIAKSTYAGYESGYREPSLQALSQMADLFQTTVDFILDKTSDSQKSLEVTEMLDRHYNNLLVDGEPLTPEEIIDFVAFVRMKRKMKTEKAAE, from the coding sequence ATGCTAGAACGTTTATCCGAATTAAGAAAGAATCGAAAATGGTCCTTACAAGAAACGGCTGATCAGCTTGGGATAGCGAAAAGTACATATGCGGGTTACGAATCCGGCTACCGGGAACCCTCGCTCCAAGCATTGTCCCAAATGGCAGATTTATTTCAAACAACGGTTGATTTTATCCTGGATAAAACAAGCGACAGCCAAAAGTCGCTGGAGGTTACGGAAATGCTAGATAGGCATTATAATAACCTCTTGGTAGACGGTGAACCCCTGACCCCTGAAGAAATAATCGATTTCGTCGCCTTTGTAAGAATGAAAAGAAAAATGAAAACAGAGAAAGCAGCAGAATAA
- a CDS encoding alpha/beta fold hydrolase yields MLHVEKKQFTIENYTLENGKSIPVTLGYETYGELNEDKSNVILVAHYFSASSHAAGKYSPEDSVPGYWDGLIGPGKAVDTRKFFVISTDNLANVQVKNPKVITTGPRSINPETGKRWGLDFPPFTYRDMAGIQYEFLTKQLGIHTLYAVMGASAGGFISLEWAVNYPEMVERMIGVITNPQNPIITSFSVIQHAMRAIALDPNWENGSYEEGKGPIEGLHLAVQMMNAGAFTPEFYEQAYKRNHNEHEAYQDITVQTSFEQQLAKDISLGSSFLDASHWYYTCRATMIHDLAYGYDSLEAALNKMNAKVLMISCTRDLLQPTVYNRHMVDIMKKQGKQAELYEFESLKGHMGGILDHHLFSDKIAEFLK; encoded by the coding sequence ATGCTTCATGTAGAGAAAAAACAATTTACAATTGAGAACTATACGCTGGAAAATGGAAAAAGCATCCCTGTAACCTTAGGTTACGAAACCTATGGGGAATTAAACGAGGATAAATCCAATGTGATTTTAGTCGCGCATTATTTTAGTGCCTCTAGCCATGCGGCGGGAAAATACTCTCCGGAGGATTCGGTTCCTGGGTACTGGGACGGCCTGATCGGTCCTGGAAAAGCTGTGGACACACGTAAATTCTTCGTTATTAGTACGGATAACCTAGCAAATGTTCAAGTCAAAAATCCCAAAGTCATTACCACTGGACCAAGATCGATCAATCCTGAAACAGGAAAGAGATGGGGACTCGACTTCCCACCCTTTACTTACCGTGATATGGCGGGGATTCAATATGAATTCTTAACGAAGCAGCTCGGAATCCATACCTTATATGCAGTCATGGGAGCATCTGCAGGTGGGTTTATATCCCTCGAGTGGGCGGTAAATTACCCAGAAATGGTAGAACGGATGATAGGAGTCATCACCAATCCCCAAAACCCCATCATTACGTCATTTAGTGTCATTCAACATGCCATGCGTGCAATTGCTTTAGATCCGAATTGGGAGAATGGTAGCTATGAAGAGGGAAAAGGACCTATAGAAGGCCTTCACCTCGCTGTGCAAATGATGAATGCAGGGGCTTTTACCCCGGAATTCTATGAACAGGCATATAAGCGAAATCATAACGAGCATGAAGCCTATCAGGATATAACCGTGCAGACTTCCTTTGAACAACAGCTGGCGAAGGACATTTCGTTAGGATCGTCATTCCTAGACGCCAGTCACTGGTACTATACATGCAGGGCAACGATGATACATGATTTGGCTTATGGCTATGACTCTTTGGAAGCCGCATTAAATAAGATGAATGCAAAAGTGTTGATGATTTCATGTACACGTGACTTATTGCAGCCTACAGTTTATAACCGGCACATGGTTGATATTATGAAGAAACAAGGAAAACAAGCAGAACTATATGAGTTTGAAAGTTTAAAAGGGCATATGGGCGGCATACTGGATCATCATTTGTTTAGCGATAAAATTGCTGAGTTTTTAAAGTAG
- a CDS encoding GNAT family N-acetyltransferase → MVSTASTQAEKNNIAILVGVATPPQYRGKGFATRVVAKLCNDVINDGKVIYLFYNNPTAGSIYKKIGFQEVGEWMVMGFKV, encoded by the coding sequence ATGGTATCAACTGCTTCAACTCAGGCAGAAAAAAATAATATTGCCATTTTAGTAGGTGTTGCCACTCCCCCTCAATATCGGGGTAAAGGTTTTGCTACAAGAGTAGTTGCAAAATTGTGTAACGACGTAATTAACGATGGGAAAGTAATTTATCTATTTTATAATAATCCTACCGCGGGTTCAATTTATAAAAAGATTGGATTTCAAGAGGTAGGCGAGTGGATGGTAATGGGGTTCAAAGTGTAA
- a CDS encoding AraC family transcriptional regulator has translation MSDRIYQLKDDLAKLIERYSKQDGVHSTAIPPLYFIRRSNVTDLRHVFYNPSLCIIVQGAKEVLLAQERFKCGPTNYLVSSVDLPVKSQVTTASFDEPYLALALQISPIQILEVLSDSVIPAGRQENSKRAMYVSPIELSLLDAVLRLANLLDNPKDIPVLAPLFTKEILYRVLQGQHATMLEQIAIEGSSTNRIRDVIEHIKVNYDKSLKIEELAEIATMSIASIHRHFKEVTSMSPIQFQKQMRLQKARHLLFFESTDAADVAFKVGYESPSQFSREYSRMFGYPPIEDIKRLRAKHDHRKNP, from the coding sequence ATGTCTGATCGAATATACCAACTGAAGGACGACCTTGCCAAACTGATAGAGCGTTATTCAAAACAGGATGGTGTTCACTCGACAGCTATTCCACCTTTATATTTTATTCGCCGCTCAAATGTTACCGATCTAAGACACGTTTTTTACAATCCTTCCTTATGCATTATTGTTCAAGGAGCAAAGGAGGTATTGCTTGCACAGGAGCGCTTTAAATGTGGTCCTACCAATTATCTAGTTTCATCCGTTGACCTGCCGGTGAAATCGCAGGTTACGACAGCCTCTTTTGACGAACCGTATTTGGCTCTAGCTCTTCAGATTTCACCAATTCAGATCTTAGAGGTATTAAGTGATTCAGTAATTCCAGCGGGAAGGCAAGAAAACTCTAAGCGAGCCATGTATGTCAGTCCGATAGAGCTATCTCTGTTGGATGCGGTATTAAGATTAGCTAATTTGTTAGATAATCCAAAAGATATTCCAGTACTTGCCCCCTTATTTACGAAGGAAATTCTATATAGGGTTCTTCAAGGACAGCATGCGACTATGCTAGAACAAATTGCTATAGAAGGAAGCTCTACAAATCGAATCAGAGACGTGATAGAACATATCAAGGTTAACTATGACAAATCTTTAAAGATTGAGGAACTTGCGGAAATAGCGACTATGAGTATTGCTTCGATTCATAGGCACTTTAAAGAGGTAACCTCTATGAGCCCTATTCAGTTCCAAAAACAAATGAGACTGCAGAAAGCACGCCATTTGTTATTCTTTGAGTCAACAGATGCTGCTGACGTTGCCTTCAAGGTTGGTTATGAAAGTCCTTCTCAATTCAGCAGGGAATATTCTCGAATGTTTGGTTATCCCCCTATAGAGGATATTAAGCGATTGAGAGCGAAGCATGACCATAGAAAAAACCCATGA
- a CDS encoding SDR family NAD(P)-dependent oxidoreductase yields MPNHELIKTPFGATSTAMEVISGIDLQGQTALVTGASSGIGIETARALAHAGANLTITVRNVEAGRRVAKDIIETTGNRNVHLEKLDLVDQSSIKSFVFSWTGPLHILVNNAGVMATPESRTPEGWELQFATNHFGHFALAYGLHGALASADGASIVSVSSAGHLRSPIVFDDIHFLHRPYDALLAYGQSKTATILFAVEAAKRWAEDGISANAVMPGAIRTTGVENLALSAERIAKLESSRTSGNEIVWKSPQQGAATSVLVATHPLLNGISGRYFEDCNEAGPAIPGIMSGIASYALDPVAATRLWELSMSELKLS; encoded by the coding sequence ATGCCCAATCATGAATTGATTAAAACACCGTTTGGCGCGACGTCAACCGCCATGGAAGTCATTTCTGGAATTGATCTTCAAGGTCAAACTGCTCTTGTGACTGGCGCATCCTCCGGCATTGGTATTGAGACGGCGCGCGCCCTGGCACATGCTGGCGCGAACCTAACGATTACGGTACGTAATGTCGAGGCGGGTCGGCGGGTCGCGAAAGACATCATTGAGACGACCGGGAATCGAAATGTGCATTTGGAAAAATTAGATTTGGTTGACCAATCATCGATAAAGTCCTTCGTTTTTTCTTGGACGGGCCCGTTACACATTCTCGTCAACAACGCAGGCGTAATGGCAACACCAGAATCCCGAACGCCGGAGGGGTGGGAGTTACAGTTCGCGACCAACCATTTCGGACACTTTGCTTTGGCGTACGGACTCCATGGTGCGCTCGCATCTGCTGATGGGGCCAGCATCGTATCGGTGAGTTCGGCAGGTCACCTCCGATCACCAATTGTATTTGATGACATCCACTTTCTCCATCGCCCCTACGATGCACTTCTTGCATACGGCCAGTCCAAGACGGCCACCATTCTGTTTGCTGTTGAAGCCGCAAAGCGCTGGGCAGAGGACGGAATCTCTGCTAATGCTGTAATGCCAGGGGCTATTAGGACTACTGGCGTCGAAAATTTGGCACTGAGTGCTGAACGGATTGCAAAGCTCGAATCTTCAAGGACTTCAGGAAACGAGATCGTTTGGAAATCTCCCCAACAGGGAGCAGCGACCTCAGTTTTGGTCGCCACACATCCCTTGCTTAACGGCATAAGCGGGCGTTATTTCGAGGATTGTAACGAGGCGGGCCCAGCTATTCCTGGTATTATGAGTGGCATCGCATCCTACGCGTTAGATCCAGTTGCAGCAACGCGGTTGTGGGAACTGTCAATGAGTGAACTCAAGTTATCTTGA
- a CDS encoding MFS transporter: MSERMQTSGVKVYLIETVMFFTYAFFAVSWIAGTSLTPQIMAYFHLKSFASATFISNAITVAKIIGNLLAAWFLVKLQPKKAIALASALIVIGTGIGAFVSEFWMFVAARFVMGFGGALFVVYFSPMVIRYFDAKRRAAINGINAAAYNIGSIIAMLIVAPVVSLVVTWQNSLLFFAGCSLVLFILWLLFGEDFEVNSSISAKPIENEHRYTFKDGMKESFNYILPFTYCGLLLLYIVILTIFPISNSAAVNPKTLSTVVALTGVLGSAVGIGVVRKVDRRLPVLRWSGLLMSVSALVMVMTSSGAVALVMAAFLGFLMFLPMTALVTIPQELPHMTPAKLTVIMGFFWSCAYLFESITYYIIGLIIDASGFKAALYVASALSLTFFIGSFLLPETGKKKAGGMKNLRKEAN; encoded by the coding sequence ATGAGCGAAAGGATGCAAACATCAGGGGTAAAGGTTTATCTTATTGAAACCGTTATGTTTTTTACCTATGCCTTCTTTGCTGTTAGCTGGATTGCGGGAACTTCTTTAACTCCTCAAATCATGGCTTATTTTCATTTAAAAAGCTTTGCTTCCGCTACATTTATATCAAATGCCATTACAGTGGCGAAAATCATAGGAAACTTATTGGCTGCATGGTTTTTAGTGAAACTGCAGCCGAAAAAAGCCATTGCCCTTGCTTCCGCTTTAATTGTAATCGGAACAGGGATTGGAGCATTTGTTAGTGAGTTTTGGATGTTTGTGGCTGCCCGTTTTGTAATGGGATTCGGAGGAGCCTTGTTTGTAGTGTACTTTAGCCCGATGGTCATACGGTATTTTGATGCGAAACGCCGAGCTGCCATAAATGGAATCAATGCTGCTGCCTACAATATTGGAAGTATCATTGCTATGTTGATTGTTGCTCCGGTCGTTAGCCTTGTTGTTACTTGGCAGAACAGCCTCCTATTTTTTGCAGGCTGCAGTCTGGTCTTATTCATCCTTTGGTTGCTATTTGGAGAGGATTTTGAAGTGAATTCTTCTATATCTGCTAAACCAATCGAAAATGAACATCGTTATACATTCAAGGATGGAATGAAAGAGTCATTTAACTATATCCTTCCCTTTACGTATTGCGGGTTGCTTTTACTTTATATCGTCATTTTAACGATTTTTCCCATTTCCAATAGTGCTGCCGTCAACCCTAAAACACTAAGTACCGTTGTGGCACTGACCGGGGTTCTTGGATCAGCAGTTGGAATAGGGGTGGTAAGAAAAGTGGATAGACGATTACCGGTGCTTCGCTGGTCGGGATTATTAATGAGTGTTTCTGCGCTTGTCATGGTAATGACGAGTTCTGGCGCTGTTGCCTTAGTAATGGCTGCATTCTTAGGATTTCTTATGTTTTTGCCGATGACGGCTCTTGTCACCATTCCACAGGAATTACCCCATATGACTCCGGCAAAATTAACTGTCATCATGGGGTTCTTTTGGTCGTGTGCTTATTTGTTTGAATCCATCACCTATTATATCATTGGGTTAATTATTGATGCTTCAGGTTTTAAAGCGGCATTATATGTAGCAAGTGCTTTAAGTTTAACCTTCTTTATAGGATCTTTCTTATTACCGGAAACAGGGAAGAAGAAAGCGGGGGGGATGAAAAACTTAAGAAAAGAGGCGAACTAA